The segment GACGGCACGCTCACTGCAAGCGGTATGATTTTCTTAGCGCCTGCTGTCTTTAGAAGCTCTGAGGCCCTTGTAACAGCCTCGCCGTGCCCGGATATTACTATTTGTCCGGGGCTGTTAAGGTTCGCCGCAACGACCTCTTCTCCGGGCTTTGAGGCCTCTTTACACGCAGCGTCTATCTTATCGGTATCGAGCCCGAGTACTGCTGCCATCTTTCCTGTACCCGGAGGCACTGCCTCCTGCATGAACTTGCCGCGAAGGTTAACGAGCTTTACCGCACTCTTAAAGTCCAAACCGTTTGCTGCAACTATGGCAGTGTATTCGCCAAGGCTGTGTCCTGCGACAAACGCAGGGGTAAGCCCGGGAATACCGGCCTTTAAGACCTTTAAGGCGGCTATGGAGGATGTAAGGAGCGCGGGCTGGGTTATCTCGGTCTTATTAAGTTCGTCTAATGGCCCATCAAAGCATATCTTTTTTATATCAAAACCCAGGGCCTCGTTTGCCTCTGTAAACACTGCGGCTGCCTCTGGCAAAGCCTCTAATGCCAGCCTGCCCATTCCAACGCACTGTGACCCCTGTCCAGGAAAAATAAATGCCGTCTTTTTCACTAGTTACAGTCCTTTCTTAATATCAAATATTACCTACCAGCGCACTGCGGCAGAGGCCCACGTCAACCCTCCGCCAAAGGCAACAAAGAGCACAATATCGCCCTTCTTTACCCTGCCCGAAGTAACTGCCTCGGCAAGCGCCAGAGGTATGGAGCCTGCGGATGTATTGCCGTATTTGTCTATGTTGGAGAATACCTTCTCGTCAGGGAGCTTTAACCTGTCCTGCATCGCCGATATAATCCTGATATTGGCCTGATGCGGTATTAATAGGCTCACGTCCTCGGGCTTTAGCCCAGCGCCGTCAAGGGCCTCCTGTATGGCCTTGCCCATGGTTCGCACAGCAAGCTTAAAGACCTCGTTGCCGTTCATCTTTACGCAGTGTTTGGGGTGAGCGCGGTGCTTATGCGCCTCCTTTACGAACGGCACCTTCCCTGCTTCGCCCATTGGCGCGTAGAGCATTTCCCAGTGCCTGCCGTCGGAGTGTATGTAAGACGAAAGAAGGCCGCTGCTGCCTTTAGACGAGCTAAGCACAACTGCCCCTGCGCCGTCGCCAAAAAGAACGCACGTTGACCTGTCCGACCAGTCA is part of the Deltaproteobacteria bacterium genome and harbors:
- the fabD gene encoding ACP S-malonyltransferase, whose product is MKKTAFIFPGQGSQCVGMGRLALEALPEAAAVFTEANEALGFDIKKICFDGPLDELNKTEITQPALLTSSIAALKVLKAGIPGLTPAFVAGHSLGEYTAIVAANGLDFKSAVKLVNLRGKFMQEAVPPGTGKMAAVLGLDTDKIDAACKEASKPGEEVVAANLNSPGQIVISGHGEAVTRASELLKTAGAKKIIPLAVSVPSHSPLMAKAAERLISEMKGLGFKSLNPPLVTNVEAVPTIDSAKIRELLALQLTSPVRWIEIIERLRKEGVEAVIEIGSGKVLTGLVKRIDKDMTALNFEGPGDIETIKTALA
- a CDS encoding ketoacyl-ACP synthase III, which produces MTKLIGKISGCGSSVPKLVVTNDDLKKVVDTNHEWISTRTGISERRIATTESAEDLAFKAAKDALDASSLSPSDIDLIVVGTVTPDMAFPSTACLVQTRLGVPSGVPAFDVSAACSGFLYALDIADKYIKSGSVKHALVIGVDLFSRLLDWSDRSTCVLFGDGAGAVVLSSSKGSSGLLSSYIHSDGRHWEMLYAPMGEAGKVPFVKEAHKHRAHPKHCVKMNGNEVFKLAVRTMGKAIQEALDGAGLKPEDVSLLIPHQANIRIISAMQDRLKLPDEKVFSNIDKYGNTSAGSIPLALAEAVTSGRVKKGDIVLFVAFGGGLTWASAAVRW